In a single window of the Cytophagia bacterium CHB2 genome:
- a CDS encoding nucleotidyl transferase AbiEii/AbiGii toxin family protein — translation MINAGVLTFREFVMRESLPLASLHQAVLEFLHDRNDAVLFGAQAVNAYVSEPRMSQDIDLLSPRAAELAEELRNYLSKCFHIAVWVREIGEGRGYRLFQARKSGDRHLVDLRPVAKLPAAKRIDKILVMAPEELIASKVIAYHQRRGNPKSGTDWRDLAMLLLTFPDLKQDDGAVVDRLLAAGVDPSVLQVWKDLAAQQIQAPDEDDEF, via the coding sequence ATGATCAATGCCGGTGTTTTGACATTTCGAGAGTTTGTCATGCGTGAATCGTTGCCGTTGGCCAGCCTTCACCAGGCGGTATTGGAGTTTTTGCACGACCGCAACGATGCCGTTTTATTTGGCGCGCAGGCCGTAAACGCCTATGTCAGTGAGCCGCGCATGTCGCAGGATATCGATCTGCTTTCGCCCCGCGCCGCTGAACTTGCCGAAGAGCTTCGAAATTATTTGAGCAAGTGCTTTCACATTGCCGTGTGGGTGAGAGAAATTGGTGAAGGGAGAGGATATCGCTTGTTTCAAGCGCGTAAATCCGGTGATCGTCATTTAGTCGATCTTAGGCCTGTTGCGAAATTGCCAGCGGCGAAACGTATTGACAAAATATTGGTAATGGCGCCAGAGGAATTGATTGCCAGCAAGGTGATAGCTTACCATCAACGACGTGGAAATCCCAAGTCCGGAACGGATTGGCGGGATTTGGCGATGCTTCTGTTAACTTTTCCGGATCTTAAACAAGACGACGGAGCGGTTGTTGATCGGCTCCTGGCCGCTGGCGTTGATCCTTCGGTTTTGCAAGTCTGGAAGGATTTGGCAGCGCAACAGATACAAGCGCCGGACGAGGACGATGAGTTTTAA
- a CDS encoding ParA family protein: MARTISISNQKGGVGKTTTAVNLSACIAVAENPVLVVDIDPQANTTSGLGVDPRKVRNSIYEVLINDLDINQAIINTDLKYLDLLPSHVRLVGAEVEMVGALSREQILKRALSRLEKNYKFIFIDCPPSLGLLTLNSLTAADSVLIPIQCEYYALEGLSQLLNTIRLVQKHLNSRLEIEGVLLTMYDGRLNLSRQVADDVRKYFGDKVYKTSILRNVRLSEAPSYGKPIILYDAVCSGAENYMSLATEILKNGYEPVRKRAASAHSRA, encoded by the coding sequence ATGGCGAGGACAATTTCGATTTCGAACCAAAAAGGCGGCGTAGGCAAGACGACGACAGCCGTCAATTTGTCGGCGTGCATCGCAGTAGCGGAGAATCCCGTGTTGGTGGTGGACATCGATCCGCAGGCCAACACCACCAGCGGCCTTGGAGTCGACCCGCGCAAAGTGCGCAACAGCATCTACGAAGTCCTTATCAACGATCTCGACATTAATCAAGCCATCATCAATACCGATCTCAAGTACCTCGATTTGTTGCCCTCCCACGTGCGCCTGGTCGGCGCGGAAGTTGAAATGGTCGGCGCGCTGTCGCGCGAGCAAATTCTCAAACGCGCGCTGTCGCGGCTGGAAAAAAACTACAAATTTATCTTCATCGATTGCCCGCCCTCACTTGGTCTTCTCACGTTGAATTCGTTGACCGCGGCTGATTCGGTTTTGATTCCGATTCAGTGCGAGTACTATGCGCTCGAAGGCTTGAGTCAGTTGTTGAACACGATACGCCTGGTGCAAAAGCATCTTAATTCACGCCTCGAAATCGAAGGCGTGTTGCTCACGATGTACGACGGCCGCCTCAATCTCAGCCGGCAAGTTGCGGACGACGTGCGCAAATATTTCGGTGACAAAGTTTATAAAACTTCGATTCTCAGAAACGTTCGCTTGAGTGAAGCGCCGAGCTACGGCAAGCCCATCATTCTCTATGATGCGGTGTGCAGCGGCGCGGAAAATTACATGAGTTTGGCAACCGAGATCTTAAAGAATGGCTACGAACCGGTTAGGAAGAGGGCTGCAAGCGCTCATTCCCGAGCTTAG
- a CDS encoding replication-associated recombination protein A translates to MNLFEQTAQENVQRSTPLAERMRPQRIDAFVGQDHLLAQGKPLRAAFESGEFGSLILWGPPGSGKTTLAKLLAGAARADFFMLSAVASGVSEVREVLQKAMNNRKVGKQTVLFIDEIHRFNKAQQDALLQRVEDGTITLIGATTENPSFEVISPLLSRCQVYTLKALSDDALLQIIEQALANDTQLKNARAVIDEKARRFLVQLSAGDARAALNGLELAIRLAKPNASGQRVLAIDHIREAVQKRALNYDRAGEQHYDTISAFIKSVRGGDPNAALHYLARMLEAGEDPKFIARRLIILASEDIGNADPMGLVVATSAFTAITYIGLPEGALVLAQATTYLASAPKSNASYLALKAATQEVKEKPLAPIPLHIRNAPTGLLAAEGYGLGYKYPHDFPGHFVEQNYLPGNLTEALYYRPSQNGAEVEMSKRLQQWWEKYRKENPESKDKNEK, encoded by the coding sequence ATGAATCTCTTCGAACAAACCGCGCAGGAAAACGTGCAGCGCAGCACGCCGCTGGCAGAACGCATGCGGCCGCAGCGTATCGATGCTTTTGTCGGCCAGGATCATCTGCTGGCGCAAGGCAAGCCCTTGCGCGCCGCGTTTGAGAGCGGTGAATTCGGCTCGCTAATTCTCTGGGGGCCGCCGGGCAGCGGCAAAACCACTTTGGCAAAATTGCTCGCCGGCGCAGCCCGGGCGGATTTCTTCATGCTCAGCGCGGTCGCCAGCGGTGTGAGCGAGGTGCGCGAAGTGCTGCAAAAAGCGATGAATAACCGCAAAGTCGGCAAGCAAACGGTATTGTTTATCGACGAAATTCACCGTTTTAATAAGGCGCAACAGGACGCGCTGCTGCAGCGCGTGGAAGACGGCACCATCACGTTGATCGGCGCGACCACGGAAAATCCCTCGTTCGAAGTGATCTCGCCGTTGCTCTCGCGTTGCCAGGTTTATACTCTCAAAGCACTATCCGATGATGCGCTCCTGCAAATCATCGAGCAGGCGCTGGCGAACGATACGCAACTTAAAAATGCCAGGGCTGTAATCGACGAGAAAGCGCGACGCTTTCTGGTGCAGCTTTCCGCCGGCGATGCACGCGCCGCGCTCAACGGCCTGGAATTGGCCATCCGGCTCGCGAAACCAAATGCCTCGGGTCAGCGCGTTCTTGCGATTGATCATATTCGCGAGGCGGTGCAGAAGCGCGCGCTGAACTATGATCGCGCCGGCGAGCAGCATTATGACACGATTTCCGCGTTCATCAAAAGCGTGCGCGGCGGCGATCCCAATGCCGCGCTGCACTATCTGGCGCGCATGCTGGAAGCGGGCGAAGATCCGAAATTCATTGCGCGGCGTTTGATCATTCTCGCGAGTGAAGACATTGGCAACGCCGATCCCATGGGTTTGGTTGTCGCAACCTCGGCATTCACGGCGATAACTTACATCGGCCTGCCCGAAGGCGCATTGGTGCTGGCGCAAGCCACAACCTATCTTGCCTCTGCGCCCAAAAGCAACGCTTCATATTTGGCGCTCAAAGCCGCGACGCAGGAGGTGAAGGAAAAGCCGTTGGCCCCGATTCCCCTGCACATTCGCAATGCCCCCACCGGTTTGCTGGCAGCCGAGGGCTACGGCTTGGGATACAAGTATCCGCACGATTTTCCCGGGCATTTCGTGGAACAGAATTATTTGCCCGGCAATTTAACAGAGGCGCTGTATTACCGGCCCTCTCAAAACGGGGCAGAAGTCGAGATGAGCAAACGCTTGCAGCAGTGGTGGGAGAAATACCGTAAAGAAAACCCTGAGTCAAAAGATAAAAATGAAAAGTGA
- a CDS encoding site-specific DNA-methyltransferase: protein MFEKIEITSNFTDKAQVIIHPGNCLSLLKQIPDNALQLIVTSPPYNIGKKYERRLKLDLYIKQQELIIKECVRVLSMTGSICWQVGNYVENSAIIPLDTILFPIFSKLNLKLRNRIVWHFEHGLHCKKRFSGRYETIIWFTKSDEYVFNLDAIRVPQKYPGKKHFKGPKAGQYSGNPLGKNPGDLWAIPNVKSNHVEKTIHPCQFPVELIERLVLSLTNKGDWVFDPFMGVGTTIVAAIRHERKGVGAEVVPDYIKIAHDRVQQESRGILKTRPMNRPIYDPVKAGNSMTIVPWTRKQHASQLSLIE, encoded by the coding sequence ATGTTCGAGAAGATTGAAATTACCTCAAATTTTACCGACAAAGCCCAAGTAATTATCCATCCCGGAAATTGTTTGAGTTTACTTAAACAAATTCCCGACAATGCACTTCAATTAATTGTTACTTCTCCGCCGTATAACATTGGTAAAAAATACGAACGCAGGCTGAAACTAGATTTGTATATTAAACAACAAGAGCTAATTATCAAAGAGTGTGTGCGGGTTCTGTCGATGACGGGCAGCATCTGTTGGCAAGTTGGAAACTACGTTGAGAATAGTGCAATTATTCCGTTAGATACTATTCTTTTTCCAATATTCAGTAAACTTAACCTCAAATTGCGCAATCGTATTGTGTGGCACTTTGAACATGGGTTGCATTGTAAAAAAAGATTTTCTGGCCGCTACGAAACAATTATTTGGTTCACTAAATCAGATGAATACGTGTTTAATCTTGACGCAATTCGCGTTCCTCAAAAGTATCCAGGCAAAAAGCACTTCAAGGGGCCCAAAGCCGGCCAGTACTCCGGCAACCCTCTTGGAAAAAATCCAGGAGATCTGTGGGCTATTCCCAATGTTAAAAGTAATCATGTTGAAAAGACTATACATCCTTGTCAATTCCCCGTCGAATTGATTGAGCGCCTGGTTCTATCTCTCACGAATAAAGGCGATTGGGTCTTTGACCCATTCATGGGGGTCGGCACAACGATTGTAGCCGCTATTCGTCATGAACGGAAAGGAGTTGGCGCTGAAGTTGTCCCTGACTACATCAAGATTGCTCATGACAGGGTTCAGCAGGAATCGCGAGGGATTTTGAAAACTAGGCCAATGAATCGACCAATTTATGATCCCGTGAAGGCAGGAAATAGTATGACGATTGTTCCCTGGACAAGAAAACAGCACGCCTCACAGTTGTCTTTGATTGAATAA